The uncultured Desulfobulbus sp. genome window below encodes:
- a CDS encoding BMC domain-containing protein, translating to MAHSIGILELSSIASGYEAEDAMLKDADVHILIARTICSGKFIVVIGGSVSAVAAALEAGKVVSRGFLIESLHIANVDPQVFSALSGSVDASECSYRSLGIVETFAATPIIEAADAAVKAADILLLRVHVSMAIGGKGYFLALGDTAAIQAAVDAATDAIRESGLLVNRVIIPRATPEVLKEFI from the coding sequence ATGGCCCATTCCATAGGAATTTTAGAATTATCCAGCATTGCCAGCGGCTATGAGGCAGAGGATGCCATGCTCAAGGATGCTGATGTGCACATTTTAATCGCTCGCACCATCTGTTCGGGCAAGTTTATCGTTGTCATCGGCGGCAGTGTCTCCGCCGTTGCAGCAGCACTCGAGGCGGGGAAGGTGGTCTCGAGGGGCTTTCTCATCGAATCGCTGCATATCGCCAATGTCGATCCCCAGGTCTTTTCCGCACTCTCCGGTAGTGTAGACGCCTCGGAGTGCAGCTACCGTTCCCTGGGAATTGTCGAGACCTTTGCGGCAACCCCGATCATTGAGGCCGCTGATGCAGCGGTCAAGGCAGCAGATATTCTCCTGCTGCGGGTTCATGTATCCATGGCCATTGGCGGCAAGGGATATTTCCTTGCCCTGGGCGATACCGCTGCAATCCAGGCGGCGGTGGATGCCGCGACAGATGCGATCAGGGAATCCGGACTGCTGGTCAACCGCGTTATTATCCCTAGGGCGACGCCGGAAGTGCTCAAAGAATTTATCTGA
- the eutP gene encoding EutP/PduV family microcompartment system protein, producing the protein MKKIMFVGQTGSGKTSLTQALNGQAISYLKTQAVKFSGCVVDTPGEFAENRMYYSALLVSANKADIVGFIQDGTRKKSIFPPKFAAMFNKPVIGIITKTDAEHVELERAEKFLKSAGVQTIYQASVVSSKGIAELLRLLQS; encoded by the coding sequence ATGAAGAAAATCATGTTTGTTGGCCAGACAGGTTCCGGGAAAACCTCGCTGACCCAGGCGCTCAACGGTCAGGCGATCTCCTACCTCAAGACCCAGGCGGTAAAATTTTCCGGCTGTGTGGTGGATACGCCTGGCGAGTTTGCGGAAAACCGCATGTATTACTCAGCCTTGCTGGTCTCCGCCAATAAGGCTGATATTGTCGGCTTTATTCAGGATGGGACACGGAAAAAGAGTATCTTTCCTCCCAAATTTGCAGCCATGTTCAACAAGCCGGTTATTGGCATCATCACCAAAACCGATGCCGAACACGTCGAACTGGAGCGGGCCGAGAAATTTCTTAAAAGTGCCGGGGTGCAGACCATCTACCAGGCCAGTGTGGTCTCGTCGAAGGGCATTGCCGAGTTGTTGCGGTTGCTGCAGAGCTGA
- a CDS encoding flavodoxin family protein, with protein sequence MKIVGIYGSPRKQGNSSQLLDAFLEEAQKHGAETQGYHLNSLTIKGCQACYRCRQPGHEKRCAFSDDMEPILADVLSADLVVLASPVYMWQMTAQAKLFTDRLMPVLKPDYSSWLDGQRMLCLYTQGQPDTEKFAPYFSMVNQMFSFLGFKTLEPLVFGGLRGVNDAQEHPTYLKRMRDRAGELALFG encoded by the coding sequence ATGAAGATAGTCGGAATATATGGAAGCCCCCGCAAGCAAGGAAATTCAAGCCAACTGCTGGACGCCTTTCTTGAAGAGGCCCAAAAACACGGGGCCGAAACTCAAGGATATCACCTCAACAGCCTTACTATTAAGGGGTGTCAGGCCTGCTACCGTTGTCGTCAGCCGGGCCATGAAAAGCGGTGCGCCTTCAGCGATGACATGGAACCTATTCTGGCGGATGTCTTGTCTGCTGATCTGGTTGTCCTGGCCTCACCGGTCTATATGTGGCAGATGACTGCTCAGGCAAAGCTCTTTACCGATCGTCTCATGCCGGTGCTGAAGCCCGATTACTCCTCCTGGCTTGATGGTCAACGCATGCTCTGCCTCTACACCCAGGGGCAACCGGACACCGAAAAATTTGCCCCGTATTTTTCCATGGTCAACCAGATGTTTTCCTTCCTCGGGTTCAAAACCCTAGAGCCGCTTGTCTTCGGCGGTCTGCGTGGAGTTAATGATGCGCAGGAACATCCAACCTATCTGAAGCGGATGCGTGACCGGGCAGGGGAACTCGCCCTGTTTGGCTGA
- a CDS encoding MFS transporter codes for MAEPSDLHGYYMPPKLPSAGRLLLATCIIAFFCFLGSFMRIPVVPLFAVSLGADTVQVGWINSAFMCMAGLLSIPSGLLSDKIGRRRPLLIGLSLLAGSSLLLTISQTPLQMGFIYLFFGVGMAAVTPTLMSYVADITPPEALGNAFGWYTMALYCGMTLGPAAGGFLGGLIGFRAVFVCSGCMIAVMMVVALFRLPEPPRHLQRAVPATNFLTTLRQLAKNRRLLACLLVTVGACMGFGMFITFVPLYVRSLELPTMAVGIVCAVQALTNAIARIPAGWLCDHITDRRLLVSGGLFFFGLSNAAFAWCNSLATVLCAAAAMGLSMGVAFTVICALIADSVPGQIRGVAMGCYNTSVYLGMLLCALGMGKVIHNYGFHRGFVVTGGIIIVALLLFTVLYGAPQKPAHLQEH; via the coding sequence TTGGCTGAACCATCGGACCTGCACGGTTATTATATGCCCCCAAAACTCCCCTCGGCTGGTCGCCTGCTGCTGGCCACCTGTATCATTGCTTTTTTCTGTTTTCTTGGCTCCTTCATGCGTATCCCAGTGGTCCCCCTCTTTGCGGTTTCGTTGGGGGCGGATACGGTTCAGGTCGGCTGGATCAACAGCGCCTTTATGTGTATGGCCGGGCTGCTCTCCATACCTTCTGGATTGCTCTCCGATAAAATCGGGCGACGTCGCCCCCTGCTTATCGGCTTGAGCCTCCTTGCGGGGTCTTCACTGTTGCTGACCATTTCGCAGACGCCCCTGCAGATGGGCTTCATCTACCTCTTTTTTGGGGTAGGTATGGCCGCGGTGACGCCGACCCTGATGTCCTATGTCGCTGATATAACGCCACCAGAAGCCCTCGGTAATGCCTTTGGTTGGTACACCATGGCCCTCTACTGCGGCATGACCCTGGGGCCGGCTGCCGGTGGCTTTTTAGGTGGCTTGATTGGATTTCGCGCAGTCTTTGTCTGTTCGGGCTGTATGATTGCGGTCATGATGGTGGTCGCCTTGTTTCGTCTGCCGGAACCTCCCCGTCATCTGCAGCGAGCTGTGCCGGCAACCAATTTTTTGACCACGCTCAGGCAGCTGGCAAAGAACCGACGATTACTTGCCTGCCTGCTGGTGACTGTGGGGGCCTGCATGGGCTTTGGCATGTTTATCACCTTTGTCCCGCTCTATGTGCGCAGTCTGGAGCTCCCCACCATGGCCGTGGGGATTGTCTGTGCGGTGCAGGCGCTCACCAATGCCATTGCCCGAATTCCAGCTGGCTGGCTCTGTGACCACATTACTGATCGCCGCCTGCTGGTCAGCGGTGGCCTGTTCTTTTTTGGCCTCTCCAATGCAGCCTTCGCCTGGTGCAACTCCCTGGCCACGGTCCTCTGTGCTGCGGCGGCCATGGGGCTAAGTATGGGGGTTGCATTTACCGTTATCTGCGCGCTTATCGCCGATTCCGTGCCCGGGCAAATCCGGGGGGTGGCCATGGGCTGCTACAATACCTCTGTCTATTTGGGCATGTTGCTCTGCGCCCTGGGGATGGGCAAGGTCATCCATAATTACGGTTTTCACCGTGGGTTTGTGGTTACCGGGGGGATTATCATCGTTGCGCTCTTGCTGTTTACCGTTCTCTATGGAGCTCCCCAAAAGCCAGCTCATCTTCAAGAGCATTAA
- a CDS encoding NAD-binding protein, whose protein sequence is MKYLPSQFLFLLQDRKARRNIRSLVEFILFLAGLVVLYSYLFHVIMALEGRDFSWLTGLYWTLTVMSTLGFGDITFHSDIGRLFSILVLLSGVIFLLVMLPFTFIQFFYAPWLEAQNKSRVPRHLSSEVSNHVIITFFDPITIVLVQRLKQYGHDYVLLIPDVQQGLDLVDQGYKVLVGDLDDSETYNRAQVHQAALVVALNDDMKNTSIVYTVREIAPEVPIVANADMIDSVDILHLAGCTHVFQFMQMLGQSLARRTLGTRTRSNVIGQFEDLVIAEAPAMRTPLVGKSILSSGLRQKTGITVVGLWDRGSFSLPRAESMIESSTVLVLAGSEEQLTAYDTYVGESKTGVEAAPALILGGGRVGQAAVDTLREQGMSYRIVEKNRRISKEREHSITGSAADYETLVKAGIEQAPSVFITTHNDDVNIYLTIYCRRLRPDIQIISRATLDRNINVLHAAGADLVMSHASMAANTIINILTPDRVLMLTEGLNIFRSQVHRKLIKKNLLTSGIREKTGCSVIAIFRNGSLMINPEPSAPFAPDDELLLIGTATAEKSFVEKFPEI, encoded by the coding sequence ATGAAATATCTGCCCTCGCAGTTCCTCTTTCTGCTGCAGGATCGAAAAGCCCGGCGCAATATCCGCTCTCTGGTGGAATTTATCCTCTTTCTTGCCGGGCTGGTCGTCCTCTACAGTTATCTCTTCCATGTCATCATGGCCCTGGAGGGACGTGATTTTTCCTGGCTCACCGGTCTCTACTGGACGCTGACGGTGATGTCGACCCTGGGCTTTGGCGATATCACCTTTCACTCGGATATCGGCAGGTTATTTTCCATTCTCGTCCTGCTCTCCGGGGTCATTTTTCTCCTGGTGATGCTGCCCTTTACCTTTATCCAGTTTTTCTATGCTCCCTGGCTTGAGGCCCAGAATAAGTCCAGGGTGCCACGTCACCTTTCCTCTGAGGTCAGCAATCACGTTATCATCACCTTTTTTGACCCCATCACCATTGTCCTGGTCCAGCGGCTCAAACAGTACGGCCATGACTATGTCCTGCTCATCCCAGATGTCCAGCAGGGGCTTGATCTGGTTGACCAGGGGTACAAGGTATTGGTGGGTGATCTCGACGATTCCGAGACCTACAACCGGGCGCAGGTTCATCAGGCAGCTCTTGTGGTCGCCCTCAACGATGACATGAAAAACACCAGCATTGTCTACACGGTGCGGGAAATCGCCCCGGAGGTTCCCATAGTGGCCAATGCGGATATGATCGACTCGGTGGATATCCTCCATCTGGCCGGCTGTACCCATGTATTCCAGTTTATGCAGATGCTGGGGCAATCTCTGGCCAGGCGGACCTTGGGAACCCGGACCCGTTCCAATGTGATCGGCCAATTTGAGGATTTGGTTATCGCGGAGGCACCGGCCATGCGCACCCCTCTGGTGGGCAAATCAATCCTGTCCAGTGGTCTGCGCCAGAAAACCGGCATTACGGTTGTTGGACTCTGGGATCGGGGTTCCTTTTCTCTCCCCCGCGCCGAATCCATGATCGAATCGAGCACGGTTCTGGTGCTGGCTGGATCCGAAGAACAGCTCACAGCCTATGATACCTACGTTGGGGAATCAAAAACAGGGGTAGAGGCAGCACCGGCGCTGATTCTAGGGGGAGGTCGTGTGGGGCAGGCGGCGGTGGACACTCTGCGAGAGCAGGGGATGAGTTACCGTATTGTTGAAAAAAACCGGCGTATCAGCAAAGAACGCGAACACAGTATTACGGGAAGTGCGGCTGATTACGAGACCCTGGTCAAGGCAGGAATTGAACAGGCTCCCTCGGTCTTCATCACCACCCATAATGATGATGTGAATATCTACCTCACCATTTACTGCCGTCGACTCCGCCCGGATATCCAGATCATCAGTCGGGCTACTCTGGATCGCAACATCAATGTGCTCCATGCCGCGGGTGCCGATCTGGTCATGTCACACGCCTCCATGGCGGCCAACACGATTATCAACATTCTCACTCCCGACCGGGTGCTCATGCTCACAGAAGGGCTCAATATCTTTCGCAGTCAGGTGCATCGAAAACTGATCAAAAAGAACCTTCTCACCTCCGGTATTCGTGAAAAAACCGGGTGCAGTGTCATTGCAATTTTTCGCAATGGTAGTCTTATGATCAATCCTGAGCCAAGTGCACCCTTTGCCCCTGACGACGAATTACTCCTCATCGGCACCGCTACCGCTGAAAAATCCTTTGTCGAAAAATTCCCTGAGATTTAA
- a CDS encoding CBS domain-containing protein, with protein MTATETIIRGRDVMNPNIIAIDGMATVKEAAAMMRSERVHSLLVNKRNEDDAWGLLSVQDIINGVLIPGKRAEEVNVYEIMAKPALAVPADMDIRYIARLLHRVGMRRAPVEDKGELVGMVTLSSLVLDCDLFER; from the coding sequence ATGACAGCTACAGAAACCATCATTCGGGGACGGGATGTGATGAATCCCAACATTATTGCCATCGACGGCATGGCCACCGTCAAAGAGGCCGCCGCCATGATGCGCAGCGAGCGGGTGCACAGTCTCTTGGTCAACAAAAGAAACGAGGACGATGCCTGGGGCTTGCTTTCGGTCCAGGATATCATCAATGGCGTCCTTATCCCAGGCAAGCGAGCGGAAGAGGTCAATGTCTACGAGATCATGGCCAAACCGGCATTGGCAGTTCCGGCGGACATGGATATACGCTACATTGCCCGCCTGCTCCACCGGGTCGGCATGCGCCGGGCCCCGGTTGAAGACAAGGGCGAGTTGGTTGGCATGGTCACCTTGAGTTCTCTGGTGCTCGACTGCGACCTGTTTGAAAGGTAG
- a CDS encoding P-II family nitrogen regulator, whose amino-acid sequence MKFKIILASVKTDITDAVVDAAKEAGATGATIIPARGTGMHEAKTFFGLSLEAPTDIIMFLLEEHIVRPVLDAISTAGKFDKPGTGIAFVLPVESVIGLESQLEKFKEEVRKQYF is encoded by the coding sequence ATGAAGTTTAAAATTATCCTCGCCTCGGTCAAAACAGATATTACCGATGCCGTGGTCGATGCGGCCAAAGAGGCCGGCGCAACCGGAGCGACCATTATCCCGGCACGTGGTACCGGCATGCATGAGGCTAAAACCTTTTTTGGTCTCTCCCTGGAGGCACCAACGGATATCATCATGTTTCTCCTTGAAGAACATATTGTCCGCCCGGTGCTCGATGCCATCTCCACCGCCGGTAAGTTTGACAAACCCGGTACGGGCATCGCCTTTGTCCTTCCAGTTGAATCGGTTATCGGCCTGGAGAGTCAACTGGAGAAATTTAAGGAAGAAGTCCGCAAGCAGTATTTCTAA
- a CDS encoding DUF1538 domain-containing protein, with the protein MDYLYHFGQDFLSTCRDLLPIVLLFGFFQIVVIKKPIPHLHNILVGTLYVVLGLTFFLLGLEKALFPLGKIMASQLADPVFLQGSKASIDLTDWTNYGWIYLFAALIGFATTIAEPSLIAIGLKAAEVSGGSINAWALRIMVAIGVAVGISLGTFRIVTGTPLYLYILAGYIVVLLQTCFAPKSILAIAYDSGGVTTSTVTVPIVAALGLGLAAMVPGRNPAIDGFGLIAFASLFPIIAVLGYGQYAQLMVLRTKKQHQEHSHEV; encoded by the coding sequence ATGGACTATCTGTATCATTTTGGACAAGATTTTCTCTCGACCTGCCGGGACCTACTCCCTATTGTGCTCCTCTTTGGCTTTTTTCAAATTGTTGTTATAAAAAAGCCAATTCCCCATTTACATAACATCCTGGTGGGGACCCTGTATGTGGTGCTTGGTCTGACCTTTTTTCTGCTGGGCCTGGAAAAGGCGCTTTTTCCACTCGGGAAAATCATGGCAAGCCAATTGGCTGATCCTGTTTTCCTTCAGGGCAGCAAAGCAAGCATTGATCTGACCGATTGGACCAATTATGGCTGGATCTACCTCTTTGCAGCGCTGATCGGTTTTGCCACCACCATTGCCGAACCATCCCTGATTGCCATCGGCCTGAAGGCCGCAGAGGTATCCGGGGGCAGCATCAATGCCTGGGCCCTGCGGATCATGGTGGCCATTGGTGTAGCTGTGGGCATCAGCCTGGGAACATTTCGCATCGTCACCGGCACGCCCCTCTATCTTTATATTCTTGCGGGGTATATCGTGGTGCTGCTCCAGACCTGTTTTGCCCCCAAATCCATCCTGGCCATTGCCTATGATTCCGGTGGCGTCACCACCTCCACGGTGACCGTCCCCATTGTCGCGGCCCTTGGCCTTGGTCTGGCCGCAATGGTGCCCGGCAGAAATCCGGCCATCGATGGCTTCGGCCTCATCGCCTTTGCCAGTCTCTTTCCTATAATCGCCGTTCTGGGCTACGGACAGTATGCTCAGTTGATGGTCTTGCGAACCAAGAAACAACATCAGGAGCACTCTCATGAAGTTTAA
- a CDS encoding DUF1538 domain-containing protein, with the protein MQLKTHQIFLANATYIAKKLRAACTDLLPIVLVIGLFQFVIIRKPLPNLGDILMGTGLVVIGLSMFIEGLERALFPLGEGMAHALTRKGSLFWLLLFSFAIGFSTTVAEPALIAIAKEAADIAVLGGLLEDTPKVKNLYSLGLRMTVAFSVGFAILLGVMRILKNWPLHYLIIGGYCVVMALTLVAPEEIIGIAYDSGGVTTSTITVPLVTALGVGLATVIRGRNPLTDGFGMIAFASLLPMMFVMGYGLIIF; encoded by the coding sequence ATGCAACTTAAAACCCACCAAATTTTCCTCGCCAACGCGACCTACATCGCCAAAAAACTGCGGGCGGCCTGTACCGATTTGCTCCCTATTGTTTTGGTCATAGGTCTGTTCCAGTTTGTCATCATCCGTAAACCGCTTCCCAACCTGGGTGATATCCTCATGGGGACAGGCCTGGTGGTGATTGGCCTGAGTATGTTTATCGAAGGATTGGAGCGCGCCCTCTTTCCTCTGGGGGAGGGCATGGCCCATGCACTGACTCGCAAAGGCAGCCTCTTCTGGCTGTTACTCTTCAGCTTTGCCATCGGATTTTCGACCACGGTTGCCGAACCGGCGCTGATCGCCATTGCCAAGGAAGCGGCCGACATCGCCGTTCTTGGTGGCCTGCTTGAAGACACGCCCAAAGTAAAGAACCTCTACAGCCTGGGACTCCGCATGACCGTGGCCTTTTCTGTCGGCTTTGCCATTTTGCTTGGGGTGATGCGCATTTTGAAAAACTGGCCCCTCCATTACCTCATCATTGGCGGCTACTGCGTGGTCATGGCCCTGACCCTGGTTGCTCCAGAGGAAATCATCGGCATCGCCTACGACTCCGGCGGAGTGACGACCTCAACCATTACCGTCCCCCTGGTCACTGCACTTGGTGTCGGTCTGGCCACAGTCATCCGTGGCCGCAACCCGCTCACCGATGGCTTTGGTATGATTGCCTTTGCCTCCCTTTTACCGATGATGTTTGTCATGGGGTATGGGCTCATCATTTTCTGA
- a CDS encoding cupin domain-containing protein, with the protein MENQEYYFEEGCYITELHNTLADPAVSVARARVRPGETTRWHSLEGIEERYLILAGTGLAEIGEAPPQPVAPGESVSIASGQRQRITNTGREDLIFLAVCTPRFVPEAYTDLEANPNR; encoded by the coding sequence ATGGAGAACCAGGAATATTATTTTGAAGAAGGATGTTACATCACAGAACTACACAACACCTTGGCGGATCCGGCAGTTTCGGTGGCCAGGGCCCGGGTTCGGCCCGGAGAGACCACCCGCTGGCATAGCTTGGAAGGGATTGAAGAGCGCTATCTGATACTTGCAGGAACAGGTCTTGCTGAAATTGGTGAAGCACCACCCCAGCCTGTTGCTCCCGGGGAGAGCGTTTCTATTGCCTCAGGACAACGCCAGCGGATCACCAACACGGGCAGAGAAGATCTCATCTTTCTTGCAGTCTGTACCCCACGATTTGTTCCCGAGGCCTATACCGATCTTGAAGCCAACCCGAATAGGTGA
- a CDS encoding GAF and ANTAR domain-containing protein codes for MTAQQGVEPDSPSYDHYIKALTDISRAITSDLFLEDVFKLMVMVVARVTGVDICSLWLLDNDADPPVLRLKATQAIEAEYMIDRTLAVGEGVVGHVSSTGQPLVIADVLQFEIFKEKEMARKLGLVSMAGVPLLGKKRQVVGVLNCFTLAAHEFSPTDLNLLSAVANQAALAIHTSELVVRTRLIEEELKSRKTIERAKEIVMERLQINGEEAYRWLRKQSMNGRRTLLEVSEAVLLSVELSV; via the coding sequence ATGACTGCGCAGCAGGGCGTGGAGCCTGATTCTCCAAGTTATGATCACTATATCAAAGCATTGACCGATATCAGCAGGGCCATTACCTCGGATCTTTTCCTGGAAGACGTATTTAAGTTGATGGTGATGGTGGTCGCTCGGGTGACCGGGGTGGATATCTGCTCCTTATGGCTGCTCGACAACGATGCAGATCCTCCTGTACTCCGTCTTAAGGCGACCCAGGCGATCGAAGCGGAATACATGATTGACCGAACCCTTGCGGTAGGGGAGGGAGTGGTCGGGCATGTGAGTTCAACAGGACAGCCCTTGGTTATTGCTGATGTCTTACAATTTGAAATTTTTAAAGAAAAAGAAATGGCGCGAAAGCTGGGGCTGGTCTCCATGGCCGGGGTGCCGTTGCTTGGAAAAAAACGACAGGTGGTCGGTGTGCTCAACTGTTTCACCCTGGCGGCCCACGAGTTTTCACCAACGGATCTCAACCTCTTGTCCGCTGTTGCCAATCAGGCAGCCCTGGCTATTCATACTAGTGAACTCGTTGTCCGTACCCGATTGATTGAGGAGGAGCTGAAATCGCGCAAAACCATTGAGCGTGCCAAAGAAATTGTGATGGAGCGGTTGCAGATCAACGGAGAAGAGGCCTATCGCTGGCTGCGGAAGCAGAGTATGAATGGAAGGAGAACGCTTCTCGAAGTCTCTGAGGCTGTCCTCTTGTCTGTAGAATTGAGCGTGTGA
- a CDS encoding glutamate synthase-related protein, with protein MRFSKNNDVLGTINRGNPAESGLCTLCRADCKGQCETWKSSLVGRKLLYPRDFGVVTAGANNTTHVGVSYNSLRIQGYAYGAHGMAQGLSANSNTCIFPNVDLTTEFGSSVKTKSRLPLMTGALGSTFIAAKYWDSFAVGGALVGIPIVVGENVVGVDKAAEIKNGRIIKAPELDRRIDTYLRYFDGYGAIIVQLNVEDTRNGVAEYVVEKYGEQCIVELKWGQGAKDIGGEIQVANINYAQFLKNRGYIVDPDPTLPEVQMAFEKGAIKSFARHSRLGGTDLASVDLVREDFLKSVDYLRKIGFKRISLKTGSYGMEELAMAIKFASEARLDLLTIDGSGGGTGMSPWNMMQSWGVPSINLHAKAYEYASFLAAQGKPVVDLSFAGGFALEDSIFKGLAMGAPFTKLICMGRGLMIPGFLGANIEGALHPERRERLNGNWDKLPTSISSMGTSPEAIFASYYDLEKKVGREEMKNIPYGAIAMWTMADKLACGLQQLMAGARKFQINKIGRSDIFAGNRETARETGITYMTDSRDESARKILMG; from the coding sequence ATGCGATTTTCGAAAAACAATGATGTTCTTGGTACCATCAATAGAGGCAACCCTGCGGAATCCGGTCTGTGTACACTCTGCCGGGCAGATTGCAAAGGGCAGTGCGAGACCTGGAAGTCCAGTCTGGTGGGACGGAAATTACTCTACCCCCGGGATTTCGGTGTGGTGACGGCGGGCGCCAATAACACCACCCATGTCGGAGTTTCCTACAACTCTTTGCGTATTCAGGGGTATGCCTATGGTGCTCACGGCATGGCACAGGGACTCTCTGCCAACTCTAATACCTGTATTTTTCCCAATGTTGATTTAACCACCGAATTTGGCAGCTCGGTGAAAACCAAAAGCCGTTTACCGTTGATGACAGGAGCCCTCGGCTCGACCTTTATTGCAGCAAAATACTGGGATTCATTTGCAGTTGGTGGTGCCCTGGTGGGCATACCGATCGTTGTCGGTGAGAATGTGGTCGGTGTGGATAAGGCGGCTGAAATCAAAAACGGACGCATCATTAAAGCACCCGAGCTGGATCGGCGTATTGATACCTATCTCCGCTATTTTGATGGATACGGTGCGATTATCGTTCAATTGAATGTGGAAGATACCCGTAATGGCGTTGCCGAATATGTCGTCGAGAAATACGGGGAACAGTGTATCGTCGAGCTGAAGTGGGGGCAGGGGGCTAAGGATATCGGTGGTGAGATTCAGGTCGCCAATATCAACTATGCCCAGTTTCTCAAAAATAGGGGCTACATCGTTGATCCGGATCCAACCTTGCCGGAAGTACAAATGGCCTTTGAAAAAGGGGCTATCAAGTCCTTTGCCCGTCATAGTCGTCTTGGCGGGACGGACCTGGCGAGCGTGGATCTGGTCCGCGAGGATTTTTTGAAGTCGGTGGATTATCTGCGTAAAATTGGCTTCAAGCGTATTTCGCTTAAAACCGGTTCCTACGGCATGGAAGAGCTGGCCATGGCGATCAAGTTTGCCTCCGAGGCTCGGCTTGATCTGCTGACCATTGACGGCTCCGGTGGCGGGACAGGCATGAGCCCTTGGAATATGATGCAGAGCTGGGGGGTGCCTTCGATTAACCTCCATGCCAAGGCCTATGAATATGCCTCGTTTCTCGCTGCACAAGGAAAACCGGTGGTGGATCTCTCCTTTGCTGGCGGCTTTGCCTTGGAGGATTCGATTTTTAAAGGGTTGGCCATGGGAGCACCATTCACCAAGCTGATCTGTATGGGACGCGGCCTGATGATTCCAGGATTCCTGGGGGCCAATATCGAAGGGGCTCTGCATCCGGAGCGGCGCGAGCGCCTCAACGGCAATTGGGACAAACTGCCGACAAGCATCAGCAGCATGGGGACGTCGCCAGAGGCTATTTTTGCCTCCTATTATGATCTGGAGAAAAAGGTCGGGCGAGAGGAGATGAAAAATATCCCCTATGGCGCGATAGCTATGTGGACCATGGCGGATAAGCTCGCCTGTGGTCTGCAGCAGCTTATGGCCGGGGCACGGAAGTTTCAGATAAACAAGATCGGACGCAGCGACATCTTTGCGGGAAATCGCGAGACAGCGCGCGAAACCGGCATCACCTATATGACCGATTCTCGTGATGAAAGCGCGAGAAAGATCCTGATGGGCTGA